In Chitinivibrionales bacterium, a single genomic region encodes these proteins:
- a CDS encoding NADH-quinone oxidoreductase subunit B family protein: MSFLKKSPWIIHYDGSSCNGCDIEVLACLTPLYDIERFGIINTGNPKHADILLLTGSINEQNKDVVLNIYNQMPDPKVVAAIGICATSGGIFRECYNVKGGADTVVPVDIYIPGCAVRPEAIIDGVVAALGVLEKKAAALHAMKASA; the protein is encoded by the coding sequence CTTGGATCATCCATTACGACGGGTCGAGCTGCAATGGCTGCGACATCGAAGTGCTCGCGTGCCTCACCCCGCTGTACGACATAGAGCGTTTCGGCATCATCAACACGGGCAACCCCAAGCACGCCGACATCCTGCTCCTCACCGGCTCCATCAACGAACAGAACAAGGACGTGGTGCTGAACATCTACAACCAGATGCCCGACCCCAAGGTCGTTGCCGCCATCGGCATCTGCGCAACGAGCGGCGGCATATTCCGCGAATGCTACAATGTAAAGGGCGGGGCCGACACCGTGGTGCCGGTGGACATCTACATTCCGGGGTGCGCGGTGCGGCCCGAGGCGATCATCGACGGCGTGGTGGCGGCGCTCGGCGTGCTCGAGAAAAAGGCCGCGGCGCTCCACGCCATGAAAGCGAGCGCATGA